One window from the genome of Candidatus Nealsonbacteria bacterium encodes:
- the ychF gene encoding redox-regulated ATPase YchF has translation MSLSIGIVGFPNVGKSTLFQTITKKQVDCANYPFCTIDPNVGVVSVPDDRLEEIAKVIEPKKKTYSTVEFIDIAGIVEGASKGEGLGNKFLANIRETDVIVYVLRLFKDDNIISVRNEIDPLREQNLLDTELGLKDIETLEKRIHGLEKEVRAQKKEAIVEVAVLKKAKEMLEEGKFLYQGEFEKDEKKILLPYQLLTLKPRLYLLNGKDSDLSPDLVEKFNKKGVLFLVIDLLEEHETAGFTHDERIALGLPELSKIDELIRRSYELLGLVTFFTAGPEEVRAWKIKEGSRAPEAGGKIHSEFEKHFIKAEVIKWTELIEVGGFQEAKKKGLIRIEGKDYIVCDGDVIEIKHNA, from the coding sequence ATGTCTCTTTCTATCGGAATTGTTGGCTTTCCGAATGTCGGAAAGTCAACTTTATTTCAAACCATTACAAAGAAGCAAGTGGATTGTGCTAATTATCCATTTTGTACTATCGACCCCAATGTTGGGGTTGTTTCTGTTCCCGATGATCGTTTAGAGGAAATAGCCAAAGTTATAGAGCCTAAAAAGAAAACCTATTCTACAGTGGAATTTATAGATATTGCTGGAATAGTTGAAGGGGCTAGTAAAGGCGAGGGACTAGGCAATAAGTTTTTAGCTAATATCAGAGAAACAGATGTAATAGTTTACGTTTTAAGGTTATTCAAGGATGATAATATCATTAGCGTTAGAAATGAAATTGACCCTTTAAGAGAGCAGAATCTCTTAGACACAGAACTTGGACTAAAAGATATTGAGACGCTTGAGAAAAGAATACATGGCCTGGAAAAGGAAGTTAGGGCTCAAAAGAAAGAAGCAATTGTTGAAGTAGCGGTTCTTAAAAAAGCCAAGGAAATGCTAGAGGAAGGAAAATTTCTTTATCAAGGAGAGTTTGAAAAAGACGAAAAGAAAATTCTTTTACCTTATCAACTTTTAACCTTAAAACCAAGACTATATCTTCTAAATGGAAAAGACTCAGATCTTTCTCCTGATTTGGTGGAAAAATTCAATAAAAAAGGAGTTCTTTTTTTAGTCATTGATCTCTTAGAGGAGCATGAAACGGCGGGTTTTACACATGATGAACGTATTGCACTTGGTCTTCCAGAGTTATCTAAGATAGATGAATTAATTAGAAGGTCATATGAACTTTTAGGACTTGTAACATTTTTTACTGCAGGACCAGAAGAAGTTCGGGCATGGAAGATAAAAGAAGGCTCTAGAGCACCTGAAGCTGGAGGAAAAATTCATAGTGAATTTGAAAAACACTTCATTAAAGCGGAAGTTATAAAATGGACAGAATTAATAGAGGTAGGGGGCTTTCAAGAGGCTAAGAAGAAGGGTCTGATAAGAATTGAGGGGAAAGACTATATAGTTTGTGACGGAGACGTTATAGAAA